DNA from Rhizobacter sp. J219:
AATAGCCGTTTTGGCATGTTCCAACGAGTAGTGAAATCCGAAGTTGTTGCGAACAACATTCACAGCGTTCTTTCGCCCGAAGTAGCCTTTGAGAAAGACAAGCGATTCAGTGGCGGAGGCCTCGAGATCCCGTTCGTACTCTTTGGCGAGCTTGGTTTTAAAGAAGCCGCGCTGCATCGCTTCCCAAGCCTCGTTCAGCTTTCCGGCTAGTGGGCGAACAAGAATGAACGTTTGCGCTGCCTCCGCATGTGCGAGCCAAGTCGGCTCCGGGCTGAATCGTGTGCTCATAAAGGCCAGCTTGTTCAGCGCGTTGATTTCGTTCAACGCGTGAGCCAGGACGACAACCAGGGCACGTTCAACTTCCGGGATTGAACGAAGCTGGCTTACCGAGAAGCGCATGCGTCGTAGTCTCATAGCGATGCCTAACGTTTGACATGAGAGGCCCGACCCGGCTTGCCGGGGCGGGTCCTCTCGATGGAATAGTTGGGCATCGCGCGTGGCATGGCTACCGGCCTCGCCAAGCGCGGACAGACTGCATTTTCTTTGGGAATGTGCGCGGACTTTGCCAAACGTCGCGTTCCTCTCGCCAGCCGTTCAGGCGCTGGAGCGTGCACAGGCCCAGCGCTGCCTTCCACGGCAGCGCCCAACCTCTGACTACTGAAGCGGCGCGAAGCGCCAACCACCAACTGACTTCCACCGGTCGTTCGATGGCATCGCACGGGTGCCGAAGCGTGGCAGTCGCTTCCGTCTTCTCGCCAGGCGCTCCGACGTAACGCCAGAACGACCTTCTTGCTTGTGGGCCAGGGCACCACGGCAAAGTGGACTGAGCCTTGGCACAACGAAGCGCCCGATGACCTTGCACCTGTGAACCGAACCCGAATTTGAGGCGCTGACCGAAGGCTCATAAGCATCAAGAACTCTCAGGACCTACTCGTGATGCTCAACGTTTGAGATGAGAGGCTTGACCCGGCTTGCCGGGGCAAGGGAACTTGTGCCGATAAAGTGGACACACGGTTGTTAGGCTTGCGTGAGTTCGAAGGACACCGGATTCATTCGGCTGAGCGACGTATGAATGCGGCTGTGGTTGTAGAACGAGATGTAGGTTCTAAGAGTCTGCCGCAACTGCTCGTCGGTGTCGAACCTCTTGCCATGGATGTATTCGCTCTTGAGCGAGTGGAAGAACGACTCCACGTGCGCGTTGTCATTCATCTGCCCAGGCCGGTTCATGCTCTGGGTGAAGCCCTGGCGCCGCATGATGGCGCGGTAGGCATGCGCGGCGTACTCGATGCCTCGATCGCTGTGGAACACCAGGCCTGGGCCCGGGTTGCGCTTGCGCAGTGCTTGGAACAGCGCGGCACGGGTGAGCGTGACGTCGCGTGTCGTATCCAGACTCCAGCCCAGGATGCGGCGTGAGAACTTGTCCATCACCACGGCCAGGTAGCGCCATTGGCCGCGCACCTGCAGGTAGGTGACATCACCCACCCAGACCTGGTCGGGTCGCACCAGCTCGATCTCGCGTTCAGAGTTCGCAATGCTCCTGAAGAAGCGCCGCTGCCCGGCCTTGGAGCGCCCCTGCTGGCCCGCGTACTTGCCCGCGATGTGGGCGCTGCGCATGAGGCGAGCCACACGGCGCTGGCCAATGCACTGGCCTTGCTCGACCAGCACGTCGCGAACGCGCGGGCTGCCATAGGTGTGCAAGCTCTTCGAATGGATCTGCACGATGCGCTGTGTCAGGCGCTCATCCTCGAGCTGGCGCGGCCCGGGCTCGCGCGAGCGCCAAGCATAGAAACCCGCGCGCGTGACGTTGAAGTGGTCGCACATCACCGCGACCGGCCAGGCTTGCCGGTTTGCTTCGATGAAGGCGAAGACTTCGCCTTTAGTTCCGAGGCAAACCGGATAGCTTTTTTTAGGATGTCGTGCTCCATCTGAAGCCGCTTGTACTTGTGCTCCAGTTCGCGCAAGCGCTGCAGCTCGCCCACGGCGGCCACATCAATGGGGGCCAGCTTGCCCTTGAGCACCCCGTCACGCACCTGCTTGCGCCACTTGGACAGCATGAACGGGTGGATGCACAGCGACTGCGCCACGTCCTTGACCAGCACCCCAGGCTGGTTGCTCATCTGTACGGCCTTGAGCTTGAACTCAAGCTCGTACCGGGGGACCTTCTGCGGTCCGGGTGTTCCCATAGTGACTCTCTCCAGTTAGGTTGGAGTGTCAACTAAACCGGAACAAGCTCCCAAGTCCTCTCGATTGAAGGGTTAGGCATTCAGGCGCTCCAGGCGATATGCCATTTCTTCTGCCACTTCTTGATTGCTAGAAGCCGAGAACTCTTTGATGAGAGCGATGGACTCCGGTGTGTTGATGTCTCCGAGAGCATGGCTAAACCACTTTGCGATGACACCAGGCTCAGAACACGTGTACTCAAGCATGTGGAAGCCCTCAGCAAGCACATGCCGAATGTACGGAACGCTGGAGGGGCTGCGAAGCTTTTGGATCTCTCTTGTCACCTCTTGATGAAGTTCGTGCCCAGGCGTCACAAGAAGGTTGTTGAGGACGTCAGCCTTTTCTTCAGGCTCTTTGATTGCTCGCGTGAGATCAAGCAAGGCATATGTTGATTGCCAGTTGCCGCTTTCAATGGCTGCAGCCATATCGTGCAGGATTCTTTGTTTGGTCGTGGCGTGGGAAGGACTCATCTTCGGAATGCCTAACGTTTGACATGAGAGGCGGCGCCCGGCTTGCCGGGCGACGT
Protein-coding regions in this window:
- a CDS encoding IS3 family transposase encodes the protein MEANRQAWPVAVMCDHFNVTRAGFYAWRSREPGPRQLEDERLTQRIVQIHSKSLHTYGSPRVRDVLVEQGQCIGQRRVARLMRSAHIAGKYAGQQGRSKAGQRRFFRSIANSEREIELVRPDQVWVGDVTYLQVRGQWRYLAVVMDKFSRRILGWSLDTTRDVTLTRAALFQALRKRNPGPGLVFHSDRGIEYAAHAYRAIMRRQGFTQSMNRPGQMNDNAHVESFFHSLKSEYIHGKRFDTDEQLRQTLRTYISFYNHSRIHTSLSRMNPVSFELTQA
- a CDS encoding transposase, which gives rise to MGTPGPQKVPRYELEFKLKAVQMSNQPGVLVKDVAQSLCIHPFMLSKWRKQVRDGVLKGKLAPIDVAAVGELQRLRELEHKYKRLQMEHDILKKAIRFASELKAKSSPSSKQTGKPGRSR